CCTACCTCCGAGGGCAGCAGGACCCACAGGCTGAAAGCCGACGCCTCTGCGAAGCAGGGGCCTCTCTGCTGCgccttcttccttgagtcttaccTGACCCGCTTCCCCCAGGCGCCCGATGCCTCGTTTCCCTCGCCTTCCCAGCATGAGCAGAGCCTCTAACAAGGGCCAAGACATCCAGGCGCTTCCTCCTCCAGGCAGGATGCTCCCGCTCTGAGGGGCTCCGAGCTGCCCACCCGAGGCGGCTCACCACCTTTACATCCGGGACATCAGCTCTGCAGTGCCAGGGAAGGGGCTTCGATGTGGCACCTGGGCTAACTTGGCGGGCAGGCAGCGCCCCGCGGCCCTGGACCGCACTGTGCCAGGATGCACGGCCCTGAAGGCTCTGCGCCCCTCTGCGCCCCCAGCCCCATGCCTTCAGCACAGGCCCAGGCAGGTCCGTGAACCCGACCCTCGACCCTCGTAACTCAAAATCCTGGGACCCTCCGGCCTGTGGACTGATGGAGAAAGAGCCCAGAAAGCCCGGCACTGCTGTGTCTGGTTGGGGACACCCCGCTGATGGGGAACGCTCGACATTTGGGGCAAAGGAACATTCCGCGCACGACCGGCCCTCCACACCTGAGGCACACAGGGACGCACATGTCCAGGAGACGTTGGTAGTTTTCTTCTGTCTACTTATCCGGATGGCGGGGGAGGCTTTCCTCAGAACACAGGTGCTTTGGCAGAAAGACAAACTAAGGAACATGTAGGCCGGTTCAGAGCGCCGTAGCACCGACGCTTTTCTGTTGCTGCAACAGAACTTGTGTTTCTGCAGGTTTGGTGACTGCACCAAGTTCATGTCTGGACCACAGCCTCACTTTCCTTCATCAGTGGAGGCGGTGAGACCTGGCGGCGCGTCCTGGGCCAGCGGCCCCGCTTCATCGCAGAGCGGAGTGTCCGCGTAGGCGCGGCTCCTCCTCCAGCTAAcccagagcccggggccaggcccgCTCACACCTGCCACATAGCTGAAGGGGACAGACCCGCCCACACCTGCCACATAGCTGAGGGGGACAGGCCCGCCCACACCTGCCACATAGCTGAGGAGGACAGGCCCGCCCACACCTGCCACATGGCTGAGGGGGACAGACCCGCACACACTTGCCACATGGCTGAGGGGGACCGACCCGCACACACCTGCCACATGGCTGAGGGGGACCGACCTGCACACACCTGCCACATGGCTGAGGGGGCCAGGCTCGCCCACACCTGCCACATGGCTGAGGGGGACAGACCCGCACACACCTGCCACATAGCTAAGGGGGAGAGACTCCCACACACCTGCCACATGGCTGAGGGGGACAGACCCACACACACCTGCCACATAGCTGAGGGGGACCGACCCGCACACACCTGCCACATAGCTGAGGGGGAGAGACTCGCACACACCTGTCACATAGCTGAGGAGGAAAGGACCGCCCACACCTGCCACATAGCTGAGGGGGACTGACCCGTACACACCTGCCACATAGCTGAGGGGGACAGACCCGCCCACACCTGCCACATGGCTGAGGGGGACAGACCCGCACACACTTGCCACATGGCTGAGGGGGACAGACCCGCACACACCTGCCACATGGCTGAGGGGGACCGACCTGCACACACCTGCCACATGGCTGAGGGGGACAGACCCGCACACACCTGCCACATAGCTAAGGGGGAGAGACTCCCACACACCTGCCACATGGCTGAGGGGGACAGACCCACACACACCTGCCACATAGCTGAAGGGGACCGACCCGCACACACCTGCCACATAGCTGAGGGGGACCGACCTGCACACACCTGCCACATGGCTGAGGGGGACAGACCCGCACACACCTGCCACATGGCTGAGGGGGACAGACCCACACACACCTGCCACATAGCTGAGGGGGAGAGACTCGCACACACCTACCACATAGCTGAGGGGGACAGACCTGCACACACCTGTCACATAGCTGAGGAGGAAAGGACCGCCCACACCTGCCACATAGCTGAGGGGGACTGACCCGCCCACACCTGCCACATAGCTGAGGGGGACCGACCTGCACACACCTGCCACACAGCTGAGGGACAAAGCCGACTGTGGGAAAATCAAGGTGGTGCGAATGATGCAAAGGAGGCAGAGGAACCGGCGTGAAGGCGGGACAAGGTTGTGCCCGCGGCTCTGCGCCCGGGCTGTCGGGATTAGCCTGGCTCGCCCCCGGGCCACCTGGGAGGAGTGGGTGGGGCGCCGGGAGGCCGAGGGAGGCCCGCCTGCAGCGGGGGCGCCGCGTGGGGGCTCAGGACGCAGGCCGGGCCCTCCACGCCGCTGCAGCCGGGCTCCAAGAAAACCGCAGCGGCTGGGCCCTGCTGCTCGGGACCTGCTTCGTTCTACTCGTTTACCGTGAGCACGGACATCTGGGCGCTCCCGGCCGACAGCCTCGCGGGCCGGGGAGTCCGGGGGACCAGGAGCCGGAGCTGACCCGGGGTCGCCAGGCGGCGGGGCAGGGGGCCGCGCATGCGCAGTCGGGGCGCTGAGCCCGCGCCGCTGCCCGAGGCCGCCGCTTGGCTCCTGCGGGCTCGGGCTCTCCCCCGGGCTGCACcggccttcccttccctcctcccgcCGCCTTTGCGGGCGGGGTTCCTGGGGCTCGGCCCCGCGGGGGCCACCCGGGCAGCGCCCCCTTCCCGCCGCCGACCCCCGGCCGCCCGAGCACAGACCCGGTACTTCAAGGGCTGCTCGATTAATGGCTGTTCAGGAAGGAACGTGCCCCAGGGCCTGGCGGGCGGTCTGCAGCGGGGGGCGCCGCGGGGGGAGGGCGGGAATGTTGCGGTACCCCGGACGTCTGCGGGGCTGCTCAGCGCCTGGCCGCAGGGAGGCCCCGGAGTCGGGGTGAGCGCAGgacgcggccccgcccccgccgagcTCCGCCCACCTCGCggcccccccgggccccccgcgcGGCTCCGGGCGGGCCCCCTGCGGCCTGCAGCCCCCGAGCGCCCGGCGTGAGCGGCCGACCCTCCGAGGGGAGGGCcacgggggcgggcgcggggcgcgcggggccaaGGGCGGTCTCCGGGTTCCCGATGTCGCGGGCCGCGCGCCGCCGCCGGGACACCACGCGGCCCCTCCGCGCCGGCAGAGGTCCGGCCACGCGGTCCACCCTgacccccgccgccccgcgcggcCTGTCTCTCTCGTGGGCAGGGCCACCTCCGCCGTCAGGCCTCTGGgagccccaccccccccacccccacccccccgcgccGCACCGGTGCCTCTGAAAGGTCCTGCGGTAAGGGCGAGGATTGCTGGGCGTCCTTTTCTAAGTAAAAAGGAAATATCACtctgtttcaaagaaaaaaaaaaaaaaagaaaaaagaatcccgTCCCGGCACAGATGCAGTAACATGCCCCCGTGGGTCAGAAGcaggccgccccccgcgcccctgaGCACCCCGCAGTACCCCGAGAGCACCCCATGAGCACCCCGGAGCACCCCGCGAGCTCCCCGGAGCACCCCTGAGCAACCCACCAGCTCCCCGGAGCACCCTGGAGCACCCCGTGAGCACCCCGCGAGCTCCCCGGAGCACCCGGTGAGCACAGCCGTAGGCAGCCTGGCCCAGCAGGACGCCGCAGAGCCGCTCCTCAGACTGCCGGAGCCCAAGCGGCCCAGGGCGGCCCAGGGCGGGTGAGGATGCAGGGAAAATGCCGCAATCACACCTAAGTGGGGGGCCTGGCATCTACATCTTAGTCGCAGCAAGAGTTAGTGTTCTGGTATTTTCCACCTTTTGAGATCTGAAAAAATCTGAAGCCTTGGGTCAGTCCGGAGTGTCGAGCAGGGCAGGAGACAGACGCCTGCGGGCGGCTTGCTCCCCTTACATCAGGACCTGGGTTCGTGTGTCCGGCAGGCGCAAGCCCACGAGTCCTCCACACACGAGCACAGTGGACGCCAGCAGGATGGGGATCGACTTGGTGAAGCTGACCAGGGAGCCGAATATCAAGTTCCCGAGCACGGCCGCTGCTTTGCACAGGGCGTTCAAGAAGCCGAAGCCTGTCGCCCTGCAAGGGGAAGACACAAGATGAGGTTGACCAAGTGACTGCCCAGatgcaacctgagccaaaaatgcCCTGGATGTGTATCATTAAGGCGAGTAATGACGTGCTCGATAGCACATCTGGGGCCGGGACCCTGCTGTGGGCACCGTTCCTTCAGCGCGAGCGCATTTCTCATCACCTCGACTGATTCTTACCCTTCCCAGCAGTCCCAGTTCAtcatgaacagaaagaaaaaggaaatttcgGGAAAACaagtctcttctc
This sequence is a window from Canis aureus isolate CA01 chromosome 2, VMU_Caureus_v.1.0, whole genome shotgun sequence. Protein-coding genes within it:
- the LOC144289773 gene encoding uncharacterized protein LOC144289773, translating into MPGPPLRCDCGIFPASSPALGRPGPLGLRQSEERLCGVLLGQAAYGCAHRVLRGARGVLTGCSRVLRGAAINRAALEVPGLCSGGRGSAAGRGRCPGGPRGAEPQEPRPQRRREEGREGRCSPGESPSPQEPSGGLGQRRGLSAPTAHARPPAPPPGDPGSAPAPGPPDSPAREAVGRERPDVRAHGKRVERSRSRAAGPSRCGFLGARLQRRGGPGLRPEPPRGAPAAGGPPSASRRPTHSSQVARGRARLIPTARAQSRGHNLVPPSRRFLCLLCIIRTTLIFPQSALSLSCVAGVCRSVPLSYVAGVGGSVPLSYVAGVGGPFLLSYVTGVCRSVPLSYVVGVCESLPLSYVAGVCGSVPLSHVAGVCGSVPLSHVAGVCRSVPLSYVAGVCGSVPFSYVAGVCGSVPLSHVAGVWESLPLSYVAGVCGSVPLSHVAGVCRSVPLSHVAGVCGSVPLSHVASVCGSVPLSHVAGVGGSVPLSYVAGVCESLPLSYVAGVCGSVPLSYVAGVCGSVPLSHVAGVGEPGPLSHVAGVCRSVPLSHVAGVCGSVPLSHVASVCGSVPLSHVAGVGGPVLLSYVAGVGGPVPLSYVAGVGGSVPFSYVAGVSGPGPGLWVSWRRSRAYADTPLCDEAGPLAQDAPPGLTASTDEGK